One segment of Herbaspirillum hiltneri N3 DNA contains the following:
- the xylG gene encoding D-xylose ABC transporter ATP-binding protein — MSEYLLEMKGIVKQFDGVRALDGIDLKIKAGECVGLCGENGAGKSTLMKILSGVYPHGTWDGDILWDGKPLVAHSVRDTEAAGIVIIHQELMLVPELSVAENIFMGHELTLPGGRMNYPAMYRRAEELMRELNMPDINVALPVMQYGGGHQQLVEIAKALNKKARLLILDEPSSSLTASEIAVLLKIIKDLKAKGVACVYISHKLDEVAAVCDTISVIRDGKHIATTPMEELDVDRIITQMVGREITAMYPSRDHEVGEIVFEAHHMTCFDVDNPKRKRVDDVSFSVRRGEILGIAGLVGAGRTELVSAIFGAYPGRCEGEVRMNGARVDTGTPLKSIRLGLCMVPEDRKQHGIVPDLNVGQNITLTVLKNFSRGTRIDGEAELQAVHGEISRMRLKTASPFLPITGLSGGNQQKAVLAKMLLAHPKVLILDEPTRGVDVGAKAEIYRLISELAKQGVAVIMVSSELAEVLGVSDRVLVIGEGKLRGDFPNQNLTQEMVLAAAINQSPQQRLHAAA, encoded by the coding sequence ATGTCAGAGTATCTGTTGGAAATGAAGGGCATCGTCAAACAGTTTGACGGTGTCCGCGCCCTCGACGGCATCGACCTGAAAATCAAGGCCGGCGAATGTGTCGGCCTGTGCGGCGAGAACGGCGCCGGCAAGTCCACGCTGATGAAAATCCTCTCCGGCGTCTATCCGCACGGCACCTGGGATGGCGATATCCTGTGGGACGGCAAGCCTTTGGTCGCCCATTCCGTGCGCGACACCGAAGCGGCCGGCATCGTCATCATCCACCAGGAACTGATGCTGGTGCCCGAGCTGTCGGTGGCGGAGAACATTTTCATGGGCCACGAGCTGACGCTGCCCGGCGGCCGCATGAATTATCCCGCCATGTACCGGCGCGCCGAAGAACTCATGCGCGAACTGAACATGCCGGACATCAACGTCGCCCTGCCGGTCATGCAATACGGCGGCGGCCACCAGCAACTGGTGGAGATCGCCAAGGCGCTCAACAAGAAGGCGCGCCTGCTGATCCTCGACGAGCCGTCGTCGTCGCTGACCGCCTCTGAAATCGCCGTGCTGCTGAAGATCATCAAGGATCTCAAGGCCAAGGGCGTGGCCTGCGTCTATATTTCACACAAACTCGACGAGGTGGCCGCCGTGTGCGACACCATTTCTGTCATCCGCGACGGCAAGCACATCGCCACCACGCCGATGGAAGAGCTCGACGTCGACCGCATCATCACGCAGATGGTCGGACGCGAAATCACCGCGATGTACCCGAGTCGCGATCATGAGGTCGGCGAGATCGTGTTCGAAGCGCATCACATGACCTGCTTCGATGTCGACAATCCCAAACGCAAGCGCGTCGACGACGTCTCGTTCTCGGTACGGCGCGGCGAGATCCTCGGCATCGCCGGCCTGGTCGGCGCGGGCCGCACCGAGCTGGTGTCGGCGATCTTCGGCGCCTATCCGGGCCGTTGCGAAGGAGAAGTCCGGATGAACGGCGCGCGCGTCGACACCGGCACGCCTCTCAAGTCCATCCGGCTCGGCCTGTGCATGGTGCCGGAAGACCGCAAGCAGCACGGCATCGTGCCCGACCTCAACGTCGGCCAGAACATCACGCTGACGGTATTGAAGAACTTCTCGCGCGGCACCCGCATCGACGGCGAGGCCGAACTGCAAGCCGTACACGGGGAAATCTCCCGCATGCGGCTCAAGACCGCCAGCCCCTTCCTACCCATCACCGGCCTGTCCGGCGGCAACCAGCAGAAGGCGGTGCTGGCCAAGATGCTGCTGGCGCATCCCAAGGTCCTGATCCTCGACGAGCCCACGCGCGGCGTCGACGTCGGCGCCAAGGCGGAAATCTACCGCCTGATCTCCGAACTGGCGAAACAGGGCGTGGCCGTGATCATGGTGTCGTCCGAACTGGCGGAAGTGCTGGGCGTCTCCGACCGCGTACTGGTCATCGGCGAAGGCAAGCTGCGCGGCGACTTCCCCAACCAGAACCTGACGCAGGAAATGGTGCTGGCGGCGGCCATCAACCAGTCGCCGCAACAACGGCTGCACGCAGCTGCATAA